The segment GAAGGGTAGCGGAAGCACGGCTCTCTGTCTGTAGCAATGGAACTTATTAACGTGAAGTCTGGCAAAAGGGGCCGCGGACTCCGGCTCAGCCCTCCGCCTGCGTCCCGGACGGCGCGGGGCTGAGCTCTGCCAGCAGCATAGCGGCCAGAATGCAGCCGCAGCCGAGCAGCGCGGATACGCCCAGCGTCTCTCCGCCGAAGAGCAGGCCGGTGACGGCAGCGAACACCGGCTCCATGGCATAGATGATCGCCACCCTGGACGGGGTGGTGTACTTCTGGCAAGCCGTCTGAATCCAGAAGGCGAAGGCGCTGGTCGGGCCGATGGAGATCAGCATAGCAGAGAGCACCTCCGGCTGGCGGAGCAGCTCTCCGCTATGCAGCAGCGGGCCGCTTCCGTCCACAAGCAGGGAGGCGGCGATGCTGAGCAGGCCTACGAAGCCGAGCTGAAGCGCCGCCAGCGGCAGGGCCGGATAACGCGGTGCGTATCTGCCGGTATACGCGATCTGCAGCGCAAAAGCCACGGCGCAGAGCAGAATCAGGCCATCGCCCTTATTCAGGGAGAAGGCAGAGCCGGTAAAGGTCAGCAGATACAAGCCCCCCGCTGCAAGCCCGGCACTCACCCAGGTATATCTGGAGATGGCCGTCTTCAGCAGTGCCAGAGACAGGAACGGGACCAGCACCACCGACAGCCCGGTGATAAATCCCGTGTTGGAGGTGGTGGTGTACAGCAGCCCCACGGTCTGGAAGCCGTAGCCAAGGAACAGGAAGAGGCCCAGCAGCAGGGCATGCATCACCATGCGCAAGCTTAGCTTGCGCCATTCCTGGCGGTAGAAGACAGCGGTAATCAAGGCCAGCAGCACGGCGGCACCTGTAAACCGGATGCTGTTAAAGGCAAGCGGCGGCAGCACCCGTACGGCGGACTGCACGATCAGAAACGTGCATCCCCACATCATCGCCACCAGTAGCAGACTTAGATCGGCGATTCGGGAGCGATTCACAGGGTTCATCCTTTCAGGGCCAGTTGAGTTGTCCAAATTGTATCCTAAAACAGGGGGCAGGACAAGCCGAAACTCTGCGGCATCCTTGGCCCCGTGGGCGTGAATAGCCTGGAAACTACATACAAGCTGGACAAAAAAGGAAAGCCTTGGTATACTTCGGTAACCGCACACCTGTTCTTATTTCGGGACATCCAGAAGCATTTATACTTTCATCTAAGGAGCGGATTCACCATGATGGGCAAATCCCATTTAGTTATCAGCACCGGGGTTACCCTGTCCGCCATGAGCCTGCTAGGGCATGCTATTACCCTTCCGGCTGTTGCCGTCGCTGTGGTCAGCTCGCTGCTGCCCGATATCGACGAGCCGAATTCCATGCTGGTACGCAAGGCCGTGCCGGAGTTTTTGCTGCGTATTCTGCAGGTAGCGCTGATTGGAGCGGGCATTTATCTTTATTTTGCCGGGATAGCGGAGCCGCCCTGGAATATCGCACTGGCGCTGCTGGTGGGCAGCGTATCCTTCCTGCCCAGCCGCAGGCTGCGGCATCTGGTGATGCTGCTGATTGCGCTGGCCTTGTTTGCTTTTGCCGATGCTTATGATCCATGGAACTATATCGCCGCCTGTGTGCTGGTCGTTGCTTCCATAGTTCCTCACCGGGGAATCACGCATACGCTATATGCCGTTGCCGGATGGGGCGCGCTGCTGTACTTCGTCTCCCTTGACATGAATGACGGCGGCAGTCTGTGGATTGCCGGGAGCCTGTCCTACGGACTGCATTTGCTCGCCGACTCCCTGACCCAGCGCGGGATCACCCCGCTGCCTCCGATTCCCTTCAAGCTGCGGCTGAAGCTGATGAGCACCGGCACGAAGAAGGGCAACGCGGTGGAGAAAGTATGCGTGATGCTTACGCTGGCGCTGGTGTTGTATGTGTTCGTGCTTGTATAGCAGCGAACCCGGCAAGCATACGGAGGCAAAGAACCCCACTAGCTCTGCGCAGGATGCGGCAGGTTAGCGGGGTTCTTTTTAAAATATAAAATTCGACTTGCTATAAAGCTATTCCTCAAGAAACACAAGTCCGATGAAATCCTCCGGCTCAATACGGCCGAAGTAATGCTTCAGATCGAGATCAGCCAGCGCCTGGCGGACCTCGGCTTCCTCATAACGCTTGCCGCGCAGCGCATTCTCCACATCTGCCACATCGCCGACGCCGAAGAAGTCGCCGTAGATTTTGATCTCCCGGATGACCGAATCTTCAATATCCATGCGGATATCCACGAGCCCTGCCGGGAATTTGCGGGTGTGCTTCACGTTGCTCTTCGGCGACAGACCATAGTTCCAGTCCCAATTCTGGTAATGCTCCTTGGAGATTTCATTGATCCGCACCCAGTCGTCCATGGTCAGCTTGTACTGCGGAACCTCGGAGGCTTCCATGCCGAAGATTGAGCGCAGCAGGCCCTCACGGAATTGTTCAATCGTCATGTCAGGATTGCCCAGCAGCTCCTTGATATTGGCGACACGGCTGCGCACGGACTTGGT is part of the Paenibacillus sp. FSL M7-0420 genome and harbors:
- a CDS encoding metal-dependent hydrolase → MMGKSHLVISTGVTLSAMSLLGHAITLPAVAVAVVSSLLPDIDEPNSMLVRKAVPEFLLRILQVALIGAGIYLYFAGIAEPPWNIALALLVGSVSFLPSRRLRHLVMLLIALALFAFADAYDPWNYIAACVLVVASIVPHRGITHTLYAVAGWGALLYFVSLDMNDGGSLWIAGSLSYGLHLLADSLTQRGITPLPPIPFKLRLKLMSTGTKKGNAVEKVCVMLTLALVLYVFVLV
- a CDS encoding DMT family transporter, with the translated sequence MNRSRIADLSLLLVAMMWGCTFLIVQSAVRVLPPLAFNSIRFTGAAVLLALITAVFYRQEWRKLSLRMVMHALLLGLFLFLGYGFQTVGLLYTTTSNTGFITGLSVVLVPFLSLALLKTAISRYTWVSAGLAAGGLYLLTFTGSAFSLNKGDGLILLCAVAFALQIAYTGRYAPRYPALPLAALQLGFVGLLSIAASLLVDGSGPLLHSGELLRQPEVLSAMLISIGPTSAFAFWIQTACQKYTTPSRVAIIYAMEPVFAAVTGLLFGGETLGVSALLGCGCILAAMLLAELSPAPSGTQAEG